A single window of Bacteroidota bacterium DNA harbors:
- a CDS encoding T9SS type A sorting domain-containing protein, translating to MRMLFIVLMIILFQVQSKAQDWEWVIEGEGIENLQTAADEEGNLFASGNFKSSCKLGEVTITSPEKSACFVLRYDEAGNILWWKTIGSTDTLAMVELKAKAGVAYIGGNFKGTLKSSLGISPSAGGMDIFLASFDKEGDLKMVKRDGGPEREELVSLAFTGEDLIVIGSFSVGGKIGNINFTSQSTRNNSYYLKMDTLGNYEWIKEFLGGEDSYSFARMAVTDSKGNIYISCGIQNIRIGEVDTTFNSCDKLLKFSPQGDFLEYLYCISNPGHSTKSIHIDSDGFFYRFFRSSIRYIITSLSKYSDSSGNANWIYSINAEPAYPLSLEVKEDKILIFTSVNNYNNENKNGLLIQEFNTEGKLINFNLGKVESAGTFYSISPHNIFSVSSDFVIISGALADKISFGAQIINENRKQVQYIAKIAKNHSFETQTGFDAISRQLSESLHPNPTSSHFTLSFEAEKADVTITDFSGRIMLQRQVKSNENISTQGFSKGIYFVQVKVGEELVRRKLVVN from the coding sequence ATGAGAATGTTATTTATAGTTTTAATGATTATCCTGTTCCAGGTGCAGTCTAAAGCCCAGGATTGGGAATGGGTTATAGAAGGCGAAGGCATTGAAAACCTCCAAACAGCCGCTGATGAAGAGGGAAACCTTTTTGCTTCCGGAAATTTTAAGAGCTCCTGCAAACTTGGAGAAGTTACAATTACCTCACCTGAAAAATCAGCTTGTTTTGTTTTAAGGTATGATGAAGCGGGGAATATCCTTTGGTGGAAAACCATTGGCAGTACTGATACCCTTGCAATGGTTGAGCTTAAAGCCAAAGCAGGTGTGGCTTATATTGGAGGAAATTTCAAAGGGACTTTGAAATCTAGTTTAGGTATTTCCCCATCTGCAGGTGGAATGGATATTTTTCTGGCTTCTTTTGATAAGGAGGGGGATTTGAAGATGGTGAAGAGGGATGGTGGGCCTGAGAGGGAGGAACTGGTTTCCTTGGCTTTTACGGGAGAAGATTTAATTGTTATTGGCAGCTTTTCAGTTGGAGGAAAAATTGGGAACATAAACTTCACATCACAGTCTACAAGAAATAATTCATATTATTTAAAAATGGACACGCTAGGTAACTATGAGTGGATAAAAGAATTTTTAGGTGGAGAGGATTCGTATAGTTTTGCTCGTATGGCAGTAACGGACTCAAAGGGAAATATATATATTAGTTGTGGGATACAAAATATTAGGATTGGTGAAGTTGATACAACCTTTAATTCTTGTGACAAATTATTAAAATTTTCTCCTCAAGGTGATTTTCTTGAATATTTATATTGCATAAGCAATCCCGGCCATTCTACTAAATCAATACATATTGATTCAGATGGTTTTTTTTATCGTTTTTTTCGGAGCAGTATCAGATATATCATAACTTCGCTTTCGAAATACTCTGATAGTTCTGGGAATGCAAATTGGATCTATTCAATAAACGCAGAGCCCGCTTATCCTTTATCATTAGAAGTAAAGGAAGATAAAATTCTAATTTTTACTTCGGTTAACAATTATAACAATGAAAATAAGAATGGACTTTTAATTCAAGAATTTAATACAGAAGGAAAATTAATAAATTTCAATCTTGGAAAAGTAGAATCAGCAGGGACATTTTATTCTATATCCCCGCACAATATATTTTCAGTTTCATCAGATTTTGTTATTATTTCAGGAGCCTTAGCTGATAAAATATCTTTTGGAGCCCAAATAATAAATGAAAATAGAAAACAAGTTCAATATATTGCTAAAATTGCTAAGAATCATTCTTTTGAAACCCAGACTGGCTTCGATGCAATAAGTCGTCAATTATCCGAATCCCTCCACCCAAACCCAACCTCATCCCATTTCACCCTTTCCTTTGAAGCCGAAAAAGCAGATGTTACCATTACCGATTTCTCTGGAAGAATTATGCTCCAGCGGCAGGTAAAAAGCAACGAAAACATCAGCACCCAAGGATTTTCAAAGGGAATTTATTTTGTTCAGGTGAAGGTTGGGGAGGAATTGGTAAGGAGGAAACTGGTGGTAAATTAA
- a CDS encoding T9SS type A sorting domain-containing protein → MRRLIILILMFFVQVQVKAQEWEWVKELDFIRSSSCDVDAFGNIYLFHFDSEQEKINLEKFSSEGEMLWTRQISNDYWTVSLKTLKQGGFFLTYGSQDKKRFTLERFSEDGNSMWQQNLEGNEQVSLSEIHIDYYGNYWITGKANQGDHFGDYTFSNSGLFIIQIDSVGKALKAFEAKKGGFGQRIESDTLGFIYLIGGNREDFWLIESISSGWDGFYTNNFEIIFDTNLEVKYFQNKGGNPYGSQGFLKVKEDGSVYRANVSRYSGITLFKNSKDGKETWKTNIDAVYSQFSNIVFDKNGNLYGTGYVASGDGKTKSFAWKLNDETGELLETFVPGWAVKLTGQKVSIDENDNLYFFGTANEPISIGPFNIGKTEDSYYTFLAKYALRNFPPDTLPEQNSAIKRNISKTSLSLNPNPTSSHFTLSFEAKKADVTITDFSGRIMLQRQVKSNENISTIGFSKGIYIVQIKVGEEVVRRKLVIN, encoded by the coding sequence ATGAGGAGGCTGATTATTTTAATATTGATGTTTTTTGTTCAGGTGCAGGTTAAAGCCCAGGAATGGGAGTGGGTAAAAGAGCTCGATTTTATACGCTCTTCTTCCTGCGATGTGGATGCATTTGGAAACATTTATTTATTTCATTTTGATAGTGAACAAGAAAAAATAAACCTTGAAAAATTTTCTTCTGAAGGGGAAATGCTCTGGACCAGGCAAATCTCAAATGATTATTGGACAGTTTCTTTGAAGACATTGAAACAGGGAGGTTTTTTTCTTACCTATGGAAGCCAGGATAAAAAAAGGTTTACACTTGAAAGATTCTCAGAAGACGGAAATTCAATGTGGCAACAGAACCTGGAAGGAAATGAGCAGGTATCGCTTTCCGAAATCCACATAGATTATTATGGAAATTATTGGATTACGGGAAAAGCTAACCAAGGTGACCACTTTGGAGACTATACCTTTAGTAATAGTGGATTGTTTATAATTCAAATTGATTCTGTAGGCAAAGCATTAAAAGCCTTTGAGGCAAAGAAGGGAGGGTTCGGCCAAAGAATTGAATCCGACACCCTGGGTTTTATATACCTGATAGGTGGCAACAGGGAAGATTTTTGGTTGATTGAAAGTATAAGCTCCGGATGGGATGGCTTTTATACCAATAATTTTGAAATAATTTTCGACACAAACCTAGAAGTAAAATATTTTCAGAATAAAGGTGGGAATCCATATGGTTCTCAAGGGTTTCTAAAAGTAAAAGAAGACGGAAGTGTTTATAGAGCCAATGTCAGCAGATATTCCGGCATTACCTTATTCAAAAACTCAAAAGATGGAAAGGAAACCTGGAAGACCAATATAGATGCTGTTTACAGTCAATTTTCGAACATAGTTTTTGACAAAAATGGAAATCTTTATGGAACTGGTTATGTGGCATCTGGCGATGGTAAAACCAAATCATTTGCCTGGAAATTAAATGATGAAACAGGAGAATTACTTGAAACCTTTGTGCCAGGCTGGGCAGTCAAATTGACTGGTCAAAAAGTAAGCATAGATGAAAATGATAATTTATATTTTTTTGGGACGGCCAATGAACCGATAAGTATTGGCCCTTTCAACATTGGAAAAACTGAAGACAGTTATTATACATTTTTAGCAAAATACGCTTTGCGAAATTTTCCTCCGGATACCTTGCCAGAACAGAATTCAGCTATAAAAAGAAATATTTCAAAGACTTCCCTTTCCCTCAACCCCAACCCAACCTCATCCCATTTCACCCTTTCATTTGAAGCCAAAAAAGCAGATGTTACCATCACCGATTTCTCTGGAAGAATTATGCTCCAGCGCCAGGTAAAAAGCAATGAAAACATCAGCACCATCGGCTTTTCTAAAGGGATATATATTGTGCAGATAAAAGTTGGGGAGGAAGTTGTAAGAAGGAAATTGGTTATTAATTAG
- a CDS encoding T9SS type A sorting domain-containing protein: MKKFLLFLMITLLMGAVKAQDWEWVKGFDVVEGRQDARKICFNQQHIYVLAYQDGKSKIINTTLDTGYFILKYDIDGNFIWGKNYSGIIEDITTDNNSNFYLVGLFTVQLSFNSISILSLGSSDAFLAKFNPEGDCIWAKPIGNDENKEIASSVGVDIKGNIYFGGQIFGDYLIENNTINNDKKSWAYLIKLDKNGEFIWHLNDSINNHNGAKIKVGPDNYIFLSSYSTLSTLEPGCYAYCGKNIIFKIKPSGEEIQIIQFSFTWASVDFISYNSKITSLNMKTRYNYGDRSIYDQLSNGTSNLRKDVGKYYNGYYTNFITAQNEEDIIISGAIKKNVYMNFDTVYFDSHYIVPDTMERLLLAGISKDNKFQWAITSEGDGCNKITDIISDRKGNSYVIGNYNRTDYYCTEGNRNLVLGSFKLNTSDTLQRLFFAKLTTPYKGETTPIISETKIIPLTLNPNPTSSHFTLSFEAEKADVTITDFSGRIMLQRQVKSNENISTSGFSKGIYFVQVKVGEEVVRRKLVIN, translated from the coding sequence ATGAAAAAGTTTTTGTTATTTCTGATGATTACCCTACTTATGGGAGCGGTAAAGGCCCAGGACTGGGAGTGGGTGAAAGGATTCGATGTTGTAGAAGGCCGACAGGATGCCAGGAAAATTTGCTTTAATCAACAACATATTTACGTCTTGGCTTACCAGGATGGCAAAAGCAAAATAATTAATACTACTCTTGACACTGGCTATTTCATTTTAAAATACGACATAGATGGAAATTTCATTTGGGGTAAGAATTATTCAGGAATAATTGAAGACATTACTACAGATAATAACAGCAACTTTTATTTAGTGGGTCTATTCACTGTGCAACTGAGCTTTAATTCAATATCAATTTTAAGCCTTGGGAGCTCTGATGCATTTTTAGCAAAATTTAATCCAGAAGGGGATTGTATATGGGCAAAACCTATAGGAAATGATGAAAATAAAGAAATAGCTAGTTCTGTCGGAGTTGATATAAAAGGAAACATTTATTTCGGAGGCCAGATTTTTGGCGATTATTTGATTGAAAATAATACCATTAATAACGATAAGAAAAGTTGGGCTTATTTAATTAAACTTGATAAAAACGGAGAATTTATTTGGCATTTAAACGATAGTATTAATAATCACAATGGAGCTAAAATTAAGGTTGGCCCTGATAATTATATCTTCCTCTCTTCATATTCCACACTTTCCACACTTGAACCTGGTTGTTATGCGTATTGTGGTAAGAATATAATTTTTAAGATTAAACCTAGCGGAGAAGAAATTCAAATAATACAATTTTCCTTTACATGGGCATCTGTAGATTTTATATCATATAATTCTAAAATTACTTCCCTTAATATGAAAACCAGATATAATTATGGCGACCGATCAATTTATGACCAACTTTCTAACGGAACAAGCAACCTTAGAAAAGATGTAGGTAAATATTATAATGGTTATTACACGAATTTTATCACTGCACAAAATGAAGAAGATATAATAATATCAGGAGCCATAAAAAAAAATGTTTATATGAATTTTGATACTGTTTATTTTGACAGTCATTACATTGTTCCAGATACAATGGAAAGATTGTTATTGGCAGGCATATCTAAAGATAATAAATTTCAATGGGCAATTACTTCTGAAGGTGATGGATGCAATAAAATAACTGATATTATCAGCGATAGAAAGGGAAATTCTTATGTAATTGGAAATTACAACAGAACTGACTACTATTGCACCGAGGGGAATAGAAATTTAGTCCTAGGTAGTTTTAAATTAAATACCTCAGATACCCTTCAGAGATTATTTTTCGCAAAACTTACAACACCATATAAAGGTGAAACAACTCCAATAATATCTGAAACAAAGATAATCCCCCTCACTCTCAACCCCAACCCAACCTCATCCCATTTCACCCTTTCCTTCGAAGCCGAAAAAGCAGATGTTACCATCACCGATTTTTCAGGAAGAATTATGCTCCAGCGGCAGGTAAAAAGCAACGAAAACATCAGCACCAGCGGGTTTTCTAAAGGGATTTATTTTGTGCAGGTGAAGGTTGGGGAGGAAGTGGTGAGGAGGAAGCTGGTTATCAATTAG
- a CDS encoding T9SS type A sorting domain-containing protein, giving the protein MKRLIILILMFFVQVQSKAQDWEWVIEGEGIENLQTAADEEGNLFASGNFKGSCKLGEVTIASPEKSACFVLRYDEDGNILWWKTIGSTDTLVMVELKAKAGVAYIGGNFTGTLKSSLGDETSVGGWDIFLASFDMERDLKMVKRDGGTKKEVFKTMDIKNSEIVITGSFSKGGSINNQMFFSEAEEDNIFYAKYDTYGVSLWAKEIFLKDSPSLINPIGSKPDLIKINNQDDIYLIARINGETNFSNNLLAYESGQYMLKFSKEGYFLNHKNISSSRKFISDFKIDSINNFYFYRSFCGNHSPCTDRIESYDSLLNYRWGFSLNNLHPIKMELINYGFATLSTFLNYPKTGLSVELTDSTGTKIFKLKSSEIESWESIGYSICYDNNKNLYITGVSSSLISFGNNLEVNRDNLKINFLIKINTIEKFTKVHSENKNFHSSLNLHPNPTSSHFTLSFEAEKADVTITDFSGRIMLQRQVKSKENISTSGFSKGIYFVQVMLGEDVVRRKLVIN; this is encoded by the coding sequence ATGAAAAGGCTGATTATATTAATATTGATGTTTTTTGTTCAGGTGCAGTCTAAAGCCCAGGATTGGGAATGGGTTATAGAAGGCGAAGGCATTGAAAACCTCCAAACAGCCGCGGACGAAGAAGGAAATCTTTTTGCTTCAGGAAATTTCAAAGGCTCTTGCAAATTAGGAGAAGTTACAATTGCCTCACCTGAAAAATCAGCTTGTTTTGTTTTAAGGTATGATGAAGATGGGAATATCCTTTGGTGGAAAACCATTGGAAGTACTGATACCCTTGTAATGGTTGAGCTTAAAGCCAAAGCAGGGGTGGCTTATATTGGGGGGAATTTTACAGGGACTTTGAAATCAAGTTTAGGAGATGAAACTTCTGTCGGTGGTTGGGATATTTTTCTGGCTTCTTTTGATATGGAGAGGGATTTGAAGATGGTAAAAAGGGATGGAGGGACTAAGAAGGAAGTTTTCAAAACCATGGATATAAAGAATAGTGAAATTGTGATTACAGGAAGCTTTAGTAAGGGCGGGTCAATTAATAATCAAATGTTTTTTTCAGAAGCTGAAGAAGATAATATCTTTTATGCCAAATATGATACTTACGGTGTATCTCTATGGGCAAAAGAAATATTTCTTAAAGACTCACCTTCTTTAATTAATCCTATTGGATCCAAGCCAGATTTAATTAAAATAAATAATCAGGATGATATTTATTTAATTGCCCGCATTAATGGAGAAACTAATTTCTCAAATAATTTACTGGCTTATGAAAGTGGCCAGTATATGCTCAAATTTTCCAAAGAAGGCTATTTTTTAAATCATAAGAATATTTCGAGCTCACGCAAATTTATTTCCGATTTTAAAATTGATTCAATTAACAACTTTTATTTTTATAGATCATTCTGTGGCAATCATTCACCCTGTACTGATCGAATTGAAAGCTACGATAGTCTGCTTAATTATCGTTGGGGTTTTAGCTTAAACAATCTACATCCTATTAAGATGGAATTAATAAATTATGGTTTTGCAACATTGAGTACATTTTTAAATTATCCTAAAACAGGATTAAGTGTAGAATTAACAGATTCAACAGGTACGAAAATTTTCAAATTGAAAAGTAGTGAAATTGAAAGCTGGGAATCAATAGGATACTCAATTTGTTATGACAACAACAAAAACCTTTATATAACAGGAGTATCTTCTTCATTAATTAGTTTTGGTAATAATTTGGAAGTCAATCGGGATAATCTTAAAATAAACTTTCTTATCAAAATAAACACAATCGAAAAATTTACAAAAGTACATTCAGAAAACAAGAATTTTCACTCTTCCCTCAACCTCCACCCAAACCCCACCTCATCCCATTTCACCCTTTCATTTGAAGCCGAAAAAGCAGATGTTACCATTACCGATTTTTCAGGGAGAATTATGCTCCAACGGCAGGTAAAAAGCAAGGAAAACATCAGCACCAGCGGCTTTTCAAAAGGGATTTATTTTGTGCAGGTGATGCTTGGAGAGGATGTGGTAAGAAGGAAGCTGGTTATCAATTAG
- the sucD gene encoding succinate--CoA ligase subunit alpha: protein MSVLINKNSKVIVQGFTGSEGTFHAGQMIEYGTNVVGGVTPGKGGQSHLDRPVFNTVEEAVKKTGADVSIIFVPPPFAADAIMEAAEAGIKVIICITEGIPTKDMIDVKEYLSDKDCRLIGPNCPGVITAGEAKVGIMPGFVFKSGRIGIVSKSGTLTYEAADQVVKAGLGISTAIGIGGDPIIGTPTKDAVKLLMEDPETDGIVMIGEIGGGMEAEAAYWIKEFGTKPVVGFIAGQTAPPGRRMGHAGAIVGGADDTAAAKMKIMSECGIIVVDSPAIIGKAIADAVAKESRTENPHHYANRVD from the coding sequence ATGAGTGTTTTAATAAACAAGAATTCCAAAGTAATTGTGCAAGGGTTTACAGGCAGCGAAGGAACCTTTCATGCCGGTCAAATGATTGAATACGGGACCAATGTTGTAGGAGGAGTAACTCCTGGTAAAGGGGGACAATCACATTTAGATCGTCCAGTATTTAACACAGTTGAAGAGGCTGTAAAAAAAACAGGAGCAGATGTTTCCATCATTTTTGTTCCACCTCCATTTGCAGCTGATGCTATAATGGAAGCTGCAGAGGCTGGTATTAAAGTTATAATATGTATTACTGAAGGAATTCCAACAAAAGACATGATTGATGTTAAAGAATATCTATCAGATAAGGATTGCAGGTTAATAGGACCAAATTGTCCTGGAGTGATTACAGCAGGGGAAGCTAAAGTTGGTATTATGCCTGGTTTTGTTTTTAAATCGGGTAGAATTGGGATTGTTTCCAAATCAGGGACTTTAACATATGAAGCAGCAGATCAGGTTGTGAAAGCAGGCTTGGGGATATCAACAGCAATTGGAATAGGAGGGGATCCAATAATTGGAACTCCAACAAAGGATGCAGTAAAACTTTTAATGGAAGATCCTGAAACAGATGGTATTGTAATGATAGGTGAGATAGGTGGAGGAATGGAAGCTGAGGCCGCTTATTGGATAAAGGAATTTGGAACTAAGCCAGTTGTGGGATTCATAGCCGGTCAAACCGCCCCTCCAGGAAGAAGAATGGGCCATGCTGGGGCAATTGTAGGTGGAGCGGATGATACTGCTGCTGCCAAAATGAAAATTATGAGTGAATGTGGGATTATAGTTGTAGATTCTCCTGCAATTATTGGAAAAGCAATAGCTGATGCAGTTGCCAAGGAATCCAGAACAGAAAATCCTCATCATTATGCAAACCGAGTAGATTAA
- the mnmE gene encoding tRNA uridine-5-carboxymethylaminomethyl(34) synthesis GTPase MnmE has translation MINIDSICAIATSPGMGAIAVIRISGPQAIFITEKIFDSKSRKKLSEVKSHTLHFGFIKEDNKIIDEVLISVFKGPNSFTGENTIEISCHGSVYIQQQILQLLIKTGARAAKPGEFTLRAYLNKKIDLSQAEAVADLIASDSEASHQIAMHQMRGGFAKELNDLREKLINFASLIELELDFSEEDVEFANRKDLQDLLKHIQKVLSRLINSFSVGNVIKTGIPVAIAGEPNVGKSTLLNALLNEERAIVSEIAGTTRDTIEDEINIDGVVFRFIDTAGIRETQNTIEALGISRTYDAIEKARVLLYMFDAYNDSPQTIQKNTALLQEKIKKLPVHLILLANKADKINLDELKLKFSELENVIFISAKQKENLEELTQKLSSFINTGLLQSGQTIVSNVRHYEALKKASEAIDSVNTGLVSGISSDFLAIDIRKSLFHLGEITGSITTDDLLENIFRNFCIGK, from the coding sequence TTGATAAATATAGATTCTATTTGTGCTATTGCAACTTCGCCTGGAATGGGTGCAATTGCTGTTATTCGCATTTCTGGCCCTCAGGCTATTTTTATTACCGAAAAAATTTTCGATTCTAAATCTCGAAAGAAACTCTCAGAAGTCAAATCCCATACCCTGCACTTTGGTTTTATTAAGGAGGATAATAAAATAATTGATGAAGTTTTAATTTCAGTTTTTAAGGGTCCAAATTCATTTACAGGAGAAAATACCATTGAAATCTCCTGTCATGGTTCTGTTTATATTCAGCAACAGATTCTACAATTGTTGATTAAGACAGGTGCAAGAGCTGCAAAACCCGGCGAATTTACTTTAAGGGCTTATTTAAATAAGAAGATAGATCTTTCACAGGCTGAAGCTGTTGCAGATCTGATTGCTTCTGATTCAGAAGCCTCACATCAAATTGCTATGCACCAAATGAGGGGTGGTTTTGCAAAAGAACTTAATGACTTGAGGGAGAAACTCATAAACTTTGCTTCCCTGATAGAACTGGAACTTGATTTTTCTGAAGAGGATGTTGAGTTTGCCAATCGCAAGGATTTACAGGATCTCTTAAAGCATATTCAAAAAGTACTTTCACGTTTAATTAATTCTTTTTCTGTTGGCAATGTAATTAAAACTGGTATTCCAGTTGCTATTGCAGGAGAACCTAATGTTGGTAAATCCACTCTTTTAAATGCACTGCTCAACGAAGAGCGGGCAATAGTTTCGGAAATAGCTGGCACAACCAGAGATACCATTGAAGATGAAATTAATATTGATGGGGTTGTATTTCGTTTTATTGATACGGCAGGAATCAGGGAAACCCAAAACACAATAGAGGCTCTGGGTATTTCCAGGACTTATGATGCAATTGAAAAGGCACGGGTATTATTGTATATGTTTGATGCCTATAATGATAGTCCTCAGACAATTCAGAAAAATACAGCCTTATTACAGGAAAAAATAAAAAAACTGCCGGTACATTTAATCTTGCTTGCCAACAAAGCTGACAAAATCAACCTGGATGAACTAAAACTAAAGTTCAGTGAATTGGAAAATGTTATTTTCATTTCCGCAAAACAGAAAGAAAACCTGGAAGAACTTACCCAAAAACTATCTTCCTTTATCAACACAGGACTACTCCAAAGCGGACAAACAATAGTAAGCAATGTGCGCCATTATGAGGCATTAAAAAAAGCATCCGAAGCTATTGATAGTGTAAATACGGGCCTTGTTTCAGGAATTAGCAGTGATTTCCTCGCTATTGATATCCGAAAATCATTGTTTCATTTAGGAGAAATTACGGGAAGTATTACCACTGATGATTTATTGGAGAATATTTTCAGGAATTTCTGCATAGGAAAATAG